In Pleurocapsa sp. PCC 7319, the following are encoded in one genomic region:
- a CDS encoding phosphate-starvation-inducible PsiE family protein, with protein MTDSKRGLFGLIKEVTKDRSYLKLIHWIENFVAKTLSLTLSIIILIAVADLVVLLIKDIISEPLGFYRKSLIELFGSFLNILIALELLENITAYLKKHIVQLELVIVTSLIAVARKIIIFDFQKYSNLDLMALGIAIVCLAASYWLVRRINLQNKS; from the coding sequence ATGACAGACTCCAAACGAGGCTTATTTGGGTTGATTAAGGAAGTTACTAAGGATAGAAGCTATCTTAAATTAATTCACTGGATCGAAAATTTTGTTGCCAAAACATTATCTTTGACGTTATCGATAATTATCTTAATTGCTGTGGCAGATTTAGTGGTTCTTTTGATTAAGGATATAATTAGCGAGCCTCTAGGGTTTTATAGAAAGAGTCTAATCGAATTATTTGGTTCATTTTTAAATATTTTAATCGCTTTGGAATTATTAGAAAATATCACTGCCTATTTGAAAAAGCATATTGTTCAACTGGAATTAGTGATCGTTACGTCCCTAATTGCTGTAGCTCGCAAAATAATTATTTTTGATTTTCAAAAGTACTCTAACCTAGACTTAATGGCTTTAGGAATAGCCATTGTTTGTTTGGCTGCCAGTTATTGGTTAGTTCGCAGAATCAATTTGCAAAATAAATCTTAA
- the proS gene encoding proline--tRNA ligase, translated as MRLNEMLFVTLRETPAEAEIPSHQLLLRAGYIRRIGSGIYAYMPLMWRVLQKVSQIVREEMNATGAQECLLPQLQPSQLWQESGRWDTYTKAEGIMFSLTDRGERELGLGPTHEEIITTIARETIRSYRQLPLNLYQIQTKFRDEIRPRFGLMRGREFIMKDAYSFHPDEESLKKTYQAMDRAYRNIMTRCGLKFRPVEADSGAIGGSGSQEFMILAEAGEDEILYTEDGSYAANIEKAVSLPPDVEQSPFNSYKKLATPDTETIAKLAEVVNCSPTVIVKNVLYEVVYDNGMTVLVLISIRGDRDVNEVKITNELTKLAPQYQAKTIISLTVPDATAQQKWAAKPLPLGYIAPDLDDDYISASKNVVKKFLRLVDRTAVDIKNFVTGANEVGYHVVGANWGDNFVLPDLKVDIQEAKAGDRAIHDPSQTLMSARGIEAGHIFQLGTKYSEAMGANFTNEQGKTEPLWMGCYGIGVSRLAQAAVEQSYDKDGIIWPVAIAPYHVVVIVPNISDAEKMAAGEKLYEEFKQAGVEVLLDDRKERAGVKFKDSELVGIPYRVVTGRSLAEGKVEVVKRATKESQDIPIGEVVSTVKRWIEENI; from the coding sequence ATGCGACTAAACGAGATGCTGTTTGTGACACTGCGAGAAACTCCGGCAGAGGCAGAAATACCCAGCCATCAGTTGTTACTTCGTGCTGGCTATATTCGTCGTATTGGTAGTGGTATCTATGCTTATATGCCTTTGATGTGGCGAGTGTTGCAAAAAGTTTCTCAGATTGTGCGAGAAGAAATGAATGCCACAGGGGCGCAAGAATGTTTATTACCACAATTACAACCTTCACAACTCTGGCAAGAATCAGGACGTTGGGATACCTATACCAAAGCAGAAGGAATTATGTTTTCCCTGACTGATCGCGGTGAGCGGGAATTGGGATTAGGACCTACCCACGAAGAAATTATTACTACTATTGCGCGGGAAACCATTCGTTCATATCGTCAATTGCCTTTGAACCTATATCAGATCCAAACTAAGTTCCGTGATGAGATTCGTCCTCGTTTTGGGTTAATGCGCGGTCGAGAATTCATTATGAAGGATGCTTATTCGTTTCATCCCGATGAGGAAAGTTTGAAAAAGACTTATCAAGCAATGGATCGAGCCTATCGCAATATTATGACTCGTTGTGGTTTAAAGTTTCGCCCTGTAGAGGCAGATTCTGGAGCAATTGGCGGCTCGGGTTCTCAGGAGTTTATGATTTTGGCGGAAGCGGGAGAAGATGAAATTCTCTATACCGAAGATGGCAGCTACGCAGCAAATATTGAAAAAGCAGTTTCCCTGCCACCAGATGTTGAACAATCTCCATTTAACAGTTACAAAAAGCTCGCTACTCCTGATACAGAAACTATTGCTAAGCTCGCCGAAGTAGTCAACTGTTCTCCTACGGTAATCGTTAAAAATGTTTTATACGAAGTTGTCTATGACAATGGCATGACAGTTTTAGTCTTGATTAGTATTCGTGGCGATCGCGATGTTAATGAAGTCAAAATAACCAACGAACTAACTAAACTGGCACCTCAGTATCAAGCTAAGACAATTATTTCTCTCACTGTACCTGATGCTACTGCCCAGCAGAAATGGGCGGCAAAACCACTTCCTCTAGGTTATATCGCCCCCGATCTCGATGATGATTATATAAGTGCTTCTAAAAACGTAGTTAAGAAGTTTCTGCGTCTAGTGGATCGAACCGCAGTAGATATTAAAAACTTTGTTACTGGGGCAAATGAAGTTGGCTATCATGTCGTCGGGGCAAACTGGGGAGATAATTTTGTGCTACCTGACTTAAAAGTAGATATTCAAGAAGCTAAAGCAGGCGATCGCGCTATTCACGATCCTAGTCAAACTTTGATGAGTGCGCGGGGTATTGAAGCGGGGCATATTTTCCAGTTAGGAACAAAATACTCCGAAGCGATGGGGGCAAACTTTACTAACGAACAGGGTAAGACAGAACCTTTATGGATGGGTTGCTACGGTATTGGAGTATCAAGATTGGCTCAGGCAGCAGTAGAACAGTCTTATGACAAGGATGGTATTATTTGGCCTGTAGCGATCGCACCCTATCACGTAGTCGTGATAGTTCCCAACATCTCTGATGCCGAAAAAATGGCTGCGGGAGAAAAACTATATGAGGAATTTAAACAAGCTGGAGTAGAAGTTCTACTCGATGACCGTAAAGAACGAGCAGGGGTTAAGTTTAAAGATAGTGAACTAGTGGGTATTCCCTATCGAGTAGTTACAGGGCGATCTCTGGCTGAAGGAAAAGTGGAAGTTGTTAAAAGAGCCACTAAAGAATCTCAAGACATACCCATTGGAGAAGTGGTATCAACCGTTAAAAGATGGATTGAAGAAAATATTTAG
- a CDS encoding alpha/beta hydrolase produces the protein MSSIHLLKFSQLWQFIPLLLTGFGFFLSLWIIVPAPTFSLLVFGVGVPELSPWVTGLNAIALMLILVRFQLNYFNALTLVITLIALALSLLPLIQFSAANTRFQSEIENVLGKDYLQQIPPTLRAKMRPQPLVLADVFRGVTLQEVRIERDLQFANPDGQELKLNVYRPLSSGKYPGLIVIYGGAWRQGNPSDYEYFSRYIAAQGYSVIAIDYRHAPQYQFPSQLEDVQTALNFISDRADELEIDLQRVAIIGRSAGAQLASIVAYQNQSQIKFQAIINYYGPVNLVYGYRNPPSPDPIDTRQVLEDFLGGTPETKLKLYQQASPIKYLKPNLLPSLLIYAQRDHLVEAKYGKLLYERLQITNNCAALLTIPWAEHAFDVVFSGVSNQLALYYTERFLAWSLYRNQLANN, from the coding sequence ATGTCTTCAATTCACTTATTAAAGTTTAGTCAATTATGGCAATTTATCCCCTTGCTTTTAACTGGCTTCGGATTTTTCCTCAGTCTCTGGATTATAGTTCCTGCTCCTACTTTTTCTTTGTTGGTTTTTGGTGTCGGTGTACCAGAACTTAGTCCTTGGGTGACAGGGCTAAATGCGATCGCCTTAATGTTAATTCTGGTTAGGTTTCAGCTCAACTATTTCAATGCTTTAACTTTAGTAATAACTCTGATTGCTCTTGCCCTGAGTCTTTTGCCTTTAATTCAGTTCTCCGCAGCTAATACTCGTTTTCAGTCAGAAATCGAAAATGTGTTAGGCAAAGACTATCTTCAGCAAATTCCTCCAACTTTAAGGGCCAAAATGCGTCCCCAACCTTTAGTTTTAGCTGATGTCTTTCGTGGTGTTACTCTTCAAGAAGTAAGGATTGAGCGTGATCTTCAATTTGCTAATCCCGATGGTCAAGAATTAAAACTTAATGTTTATCGACCTTTAAGCTCAGGCAAATATCCTGGTCTAATTGTTATTTACGGAGGAGCTTGGAGACAGGGAAATCCCAGTGATTACGAATATTTTAGTCGTTATATTGCCGCTCAAGGCTATTCTGTGATTGCGATCGATTATCGTCATGCTCCCCAATACCAGTTTCCCTCACAGCTAGAAGATGTGCAGACTGCTCTAAACTTTATTAGCGATCGCGCTGATGAACTGGAAATAGATCTACAACGGGTTGCCATAATCGGGCGATCGGCAGGAGCACAATTAGCTAGCATAGTCGCTTATCAAAACCAGTCTCAGATTAAGTTTCAAGCGATTATCAACTACTATGGTCCAGTAAATTTAGTATATGGATATCGTAATCCACCTTCTCCTGATCCGATTGATACTCGTCAGGTTCTGGAAGATTTTTTAGGTGGTACACCAGAAACCAAACTAAAGCTCTATCAACAGGCTTCGCCGATTAAATACCTCAAGCCTAATCTACTTCCATCTCTATTGATTTATGCTCAGAGAGATCATTTAGTGGAGGCAAAATATGGCAAGCTTCTCTATGAGAGGTTACAAATTACGAATAATTGTGCAGCATTGTTGACAATTCCATGGGCAGAACACGCTTTTGATGTTGTTTTTTCTGGTGTAAGTAATCAGCTTGCTCTATATTACACGGAGAGATTTTTAGCTTGGAGTTTATACAGAAATCAATTAGCCAACAATTGA
- a CDS encoding CDP-alcohol phosphatidyltransferase family protein, protein MPINKVFLYVPNIIGYVRFIFYLISFISHSLGNWQLCISFYAIAFILDEFDGRAARAYNQSSNFGAALDMVADRSATAGLCLILAQLYPKYLLFFIVAIALDISSHYYLIYATGMLGKASHKDSSEWATNGLMKLYYGNKSFMDILILGNELFYMLLYLNFYLNGLSFTLNAWSFDIWQLLIIICLPIYLLKQATNILQLQNSAQEIAILDLNNKIENNQFIEK, encoded by the coding sequence ATGCCCATTAACAAAGTATTTTTATACGTTCCAAATATTATTGGCTATGTCAGATTTATTTTTTATCTAATCAGCTTTATTAGTCATAGTTTAGGTAACTGGCAATTGTGTATTAGCTTTTATGCAATCGCCTTTATTTTAGATGAATTTGATGGGCGTGCTGCCCGTGCTTATAACCAAAGTAGTAATTTTGGAGCAGCTCTAGATATGGTGGCAGATCGCTCTGCTACAGCAGGTTTGTGTTTGATTTTGGCGCAATTGTATCCCAAATATTTGTTATTTTTTATTGTCGCGATCGCTCTTGATATTAGTAGCCATTATTATTTAATTTACGCTACAGGAATGCTCGGCAAAGCGAGTCATAAAGACTCATCAGAGTGGGCAACCAATGGACTGATGAAACTTTATTATGGCAATAAATCATTTATGGATATTTTGATTCTTGGAAATGAATTATTTTATATGCTGTTATATCTGAATTTTTATCTCAATGGGCTGAGTTTCACTTTGAATGCTTGGAGCTTCGATATTTGGCAATTACTCATCATAATTTGCTTACCAATTTATTTATTAAAACAAGCTACTAATATTCTACAGTTACAAAATTCTGCACAAGAAATAGCTATTTTGGATTTGAATAATAAAATTGAAAATAATCAATTTATAGAAAAGTAA